ccatttatttttaattatttttaatacagTAATAACTTTTGGTTCATTTCTGCCTACATAAATGGGATTCATTCTCCATGTCTTTTACATCGTCATCTTTGATTCACTGCAAAAAAGAAAATGGCTAGACATATTCTTTTTTTCACGGTCATAATGTGTCTTGTTAGTGTGTTAACAGCTGGAGATTGGAACATTATGAATCGGAAACTCAAGTATGGTGTTCAAATAACCTTAAAGAACTACTGTGAGGCTTGGAGGATGAATGTTGAGTTGAACAACATTCGTGATTTCGCTGTAGTTCCATCCGAATGTACCAGTGACATCAAGAATTATATGACCGGGACCCAGTTCAAGATCGACTCAGAAGCCACCATAGATGAAATCACACTATACCTCAACAGTCTCGGTGATCTAAAACAAGATTGTAAGAATGCTTGGATCTTTGACATCGATGACACCCTTTTGTCAACTATCCCTTACTACAAGAAACACGATTATGGGTACGTTATATTCCATATTTCCATCTTATTTACTTGGTGTAATTTTTCTAATTACAGCCCTTATAGCTGTCTAGTAATTTATGCAAAAATGAAAACAAAGGTTGTACATTTTGTTGGTTAGAAGGTAGTTATTACCAAAAAGTGGTAGTTATTTACAATATACAAACAAAAATGTGTGTCTGAATTTTTTTAAAGACAACCCTGGGCCTGTCATTAGCAAAGTAATTAATTATTATCATAACAAAAAATTTCAATTTTCGACCTTGTATAAATATGCAATCATGACGTCTGCATCGTTTAGAGGGGAGCCATTGAACGTGACCGATTTTGAAGAATGGATGAGCAAGGGCAAGGGTACCGCAATGGAGTACAATTTAAGTTTGTTTAATGATATTAAGAAAAGAGGAATTCAAATCATTTTGGTTTCTTCAAGGAAAGAACATCTTAGAACTGCTACTGTCGATAACCTTGTTGATGCCGGTTTCTATGGTTGGAAGAGTCTTTACCTAAGGTAAACAACTGTACTGTCATTATCTTTTTGTGATTTATACCTACATCTTGATTCATTTGTCTAACGATTTGCGTTCCCCTGAAACAGGAACGATGAAAACTGTTTAAAAACAGTTCAAGAATACAAGGCTGGAGTAAGGACAGAGTTGATCAAGAAGGGTTaccgtattttggggattttgggtgaccAATGGAGCAGTATTAATGGACTACCAACGGCTAAACGAACATTCAAGCTCCCGAATTCGCTTTACTATGTTGCTTAAATGGCTGGCCTCAACAATTTTCAAGGCATTTTTCTCTGTTTATACCATTTTTCATATATGATTGaattgttgtaaatttagtgtaattttgggttttaatctacacttgtaaatgggtttggaggtacggagtgtacacccattaagtgatagattacccgaacccaaaagtggttttccattatttactatcatgacttggtctacctaaaatttgactaagtgttttcagtactaagttttcttagtaagctgaaatttggctaagtgttttatgctggttgttctgcattgctggtccttgtactggttgttctgcattgctggtccttgtgctggttgttctgcattgctggtccctgtgctggttgttttgcgcagctggtccctgtgctggttgttttgcgcagctggtccctgtgctggttgttctgcgcagctggtccctgtgctggttattctgcgcagctggtccctgtgctggttgttctgcgtagctggtcctgtttgctggttcctctgcgctgctggtcctgtatgctgacttttgcgctgctggtcctgtttgctgatttttgcgctgctggtccttttgtagtgctggttcttaagagacagcagtaagaaaacacttaacacaattttgagtgattacggaagaattattcttgcacccacttttgctttagtggttgaaggaataatacttgtttattataaagtgatcactcatgctttgatagttgtaaaatataatatttgtttattgtaaaagtaacaacttttactttaatgatggaagtgataatatttgtttatagaaatattcttcctgtaaccacttttgaaaattatagaagatacttttattaatcaatcggccaattgattttaataaaagactctttcatgattaagggtgtatataaatatattaaccaatatgcatgagaaatacacacaagttacgaacaccaaaatattcttctgcaaaaggaattcttgtttctgccaaaacaagaatttaatctccgtcttatcccaaagtgatattcgtgtaacccaggctataagggtcgaataattactttcggaaagtgataccacgattcagtgatttatccggctatcgattattttaccctacacaaaagaaatttaataaaacctccaacaatcgaaagtaattatttgttataatcgatggcggctacgatgaaacacatgacggcaaatttctccaaacttgataagtttgagggaattgattttaggagatggcaaaagaagatgcacttctttctgagcagcatgagtgtggtgtacgtactcagcacaccaattcctgaagatcatggtgatgatgccactattgaacaaattcggaaaaggtgcaagtgggagaacgatgactacatcgctagaggtttaatcctcaatggtatggctgattccctttttgatatttacctaaatattgaatcttctaaagaactattggactgtttagaaaccaagtatatgtctgaggatgcttctagtaaaaaattccttgtgagtaattttaataattacaagatggtcgattctagaccggtcttggaacaatacaatgagctcattcgtatacttggtcaattcacacaacataagatgaacatggatgagtctattcaagtctcaagcataattgataaactacctccatcttggaaagaatttaaacattctttgaaacataagaaggaggagttaactcttgttgagttgggtagtcatctgcgtattgaggaatccctcaggttgcaggataatgacaagccaaagagcaacgaagttgctggtacgtctgttgtcaatatggtggaacataaaaagttcactagtaataatgacaaaaagggcaaacgtaaacatcaaggttataacaaagctaatccgaacaagaagtctaaattgacttgttggaaatgtggtaaaactggacacatgaaaaaggattgcaaggttatttttggtaataataatgccaaaggatctagcacaagcggttcgggaaatggtttaaacaaccacaactcgaaaggtcagaatatatttaataattcaaatgagaattattatgtttcatatatatctgaggcttattttgtgcaggatgatgatttcgcgtggtgggttgactcgggagccaccacccatgtatgcaaggatagattttggttcaagacttacgagtccgtgactgatagatcaattcttcatatgggaaatgagtcaacagcctctgttcatggacgtggaagtgtggatttgtgttttagttctggaaaaactatttgtttgtttgatgttttgcatgtaccacaaataagaaaaaatttggtttccagtagtgtgttaaattgttgtggttataaacaagtgattgaatctgataagtttgttttgtcaaaacatggtatgtttgttggttttggttatttatgcaatagaatgtttagacttaacattaatcacttgaatgttaattttgcttttatatctacttctagcataaataattctacactttggcatgctagactaggacatgtacactttaaaagaatgcaagatatgtctaaagatggattaataccggcctttgacatgaacaatgaaaagtgtaaaacgtgtatgttaacaaagatcactaagaaaccatttcaaaatgtacatcgtgatactgaaattttggaattaatacatagtgatttatgtgatttgcatgctactcctactttagggaacaagaaatattttgtgacttttattgatgatgcttctagattttgctatgtttatttgttacatactaaggatgaagcattagataaatttaaaatatttaaaactgaagtagaattacaacaaaaggctttgattaaaagacttagaacagataggggaggtgaatacattgaccaatcgtatttccaatccgttggtattatccatgagaccacagctccttatactccacaacaaaatggtatatctgaaaggaagaatagggtccttaaggaaatggttaattccatgttatcctattcgggtttaagtgaaggattttggggggaagctatgttaacagcttgttatttgcttaatagagttcctaacaaaagaaacaagattacaccttatgaactttggaataaaaggaaacctaacttgaattatcttcgggtatggggctgtagggcggttgtaagactacctgatcccaagaagaaaagtttaggtgaaagaggtatagattgcatatttgttggatatgttgaacattccaaggcatataggttctatgtaatagagcctaatgagtttgtctcaatcaattctgtgattgattcaagggatgcaatctttgatgaaaatcggttttcatctatacctagaccaaaggatatgattccaagtaacaatggaatcaataaggattgtaatgatgaagtctctgaaaaggctgttgatcagtcacttgagcttcggaaaagcaaaagaaaaaggaaacctaaatcatttggaccagattttcaactatacttggttgaaggttctagggatgatgtttctacccaatattcgtattgtttcaatgttgatgatgatcctaaaacatatgatgaagcaatgaggtctcaggatgttgcattctggaaagaggcaattaatgatgagatagattctatcatgggcaataacacttgggtgttagctgatctacctcctggttgcaaacctttgggttgcaaatggattttcaaaaagaagatgaaggtggatggaactattgaaaaattcaaggcaaggttagtcattcaaggctttagacaaaagtctggaattgactattttgatacttatgctcccgtggcacgtatcactaccattagactgctgattgctttggctacgattcacaatctagttattcaccagatggatgtgaagacagcattcttgaatggtgaattggatgaggaggtttatatgaaccaacctcagggctttgtcatgccaggaaatgaaggcaaggtgtgcaaacttgtgaaatccttatatggtttgaaacaagcacctaagcaatggcatcaaaagtttgatgaagtgattttatctagtggttttaaattaaaccaagcagataaatgtgtatatagtaaatttgatgattctggtaaaggagttataatttgtctatatgttgatgacatgttaatctttgggactgaccaaagtcaggttgatttaacaaaagaatttttgtcatcaaaattctccatgaaagatatgggggaggctgacgttatccttggcattag
The window above is part of the Rutidosis leptorrhynchoides isolate AG116_Rl617_1_P2 chromosome 1, CSIRO_AGI_Rlap_v1, whole genome shotgun sequence genome. Proteins encoded here:
- the LOC139869254 gene encoding acid phosphatase 1-like; translation: MARHILFFTVIMCLVSVLTAGDWNIMNRKLKYGVQITLKNYCEAWRMNVELNNIRDFAVVPSECTSDIKNYMTGTQFKIDSEATIDEITLYLNSLGDLKQDCKNAWIFDIDDTLLSTIPYYKKHDYGGEPLNVTDFEEWMSKGKGTAMEYNLSLFNDIKKRGIQIILVSSRKEHLRTATVDNLVDAGFYGWKSLYLRNDENCLKTVQEYKAGVRTELIKKGYRILGILGDQWSSINGLPTAKRTFKLPNSLYYVA